Genomic segment of bacterium:
CACGATGAAGCTGGGCCCGCCGGCCGCGCCCGCCCGGATGGACTTCGAGGGGCGCGAGGTCTTCGGCGTCGGGAAGTTGGAGGACTACTCCTGGCGGCGCCTGCTGGACATGTACACCTGCACCGAGTGCGGTCGCTGCACGGTGCACTGCCCGACGGCCGTCACCGGCAAGCCCCTGCGCCCGCGGGAGCTGATCACCGACCAGCGCGACCACCTGCTGGCCGTCGCCGACGGCCTGCGCCTGGTGGGCAAGCTGAAGCACCGGGGACGCGACGCGGAGGCGGCCGCCGCGTCGGCCGCGCTCGCGCGCCCGGCGCTCGCCGGCGTCGTGATCCCCGACGACGTGCTCTGGGGCTGCACCACCTGCGGCTACTGCCAGACGGTCTGCCCGGTCGCCATCGAGCACGTCGACCACGTCGTGGACCTGCGCCGCCACCGCATGATGATGGAATCGGCGATGCCGCCGGAGTTCCAGTCGGCGCTGCGCGGCCTGGAAAACAACTCGAACCCCTGGAACGTCGGGGCCGCCGCCCGCGAGGACTGGATCGGGGAGCTGCCGGTGCCGCGCCTGCGCGACAAGGGCCGCGCCGAGTACCTGCTCTTCGTGGGCTGCGCCGGCGCCTACGACGAGCGCAACAAGGACGTGCTGCGTGCCGTGTGCCGCCTGCTGGACCGCGCCGCCGTCGACTACGCCGTGCTGGGCACCGAGGAGGGCTGCTGCGGCGACCCGGCCCGACGCGCGGGCCACGAGTACCTCTTCCAGGCGCAGGCGCGGCGCAACATCGAGACCTTCTCCCGGTACGAGGTCGGCGCCGTGGTCACGGCCTGCCCGCACTGCTTCAACATGATCCGCAACGAGTACCCCCAGTTCGACTGGTCGGCGGCGCGCGTGCTGCACCACTCCGAACTGCTCCTGGACCTGGTGGGGCAGGGCCGCCTGAAGCTGCGCCCGGGCGGCGCCGCCCGGGTCACCTACCACGACTCCTGCTACCTCGGCCGCCACAACGGCGTCTACGACGCGCCTCGCGACCTCGTCGACGCACTCGGCCTCGAGCGCGTCGAGATGGTCCGCAGCCGCCGCGACGGGTTCTGCTGCGGCGCCGGCGGCGCCCGGATGTTCATGGAGGAGTCCCTGGGCACGCGCATCAACCAGAACCGGGTCGACGAGGCCGCCGGCACCGGGGCCGCGGAGGTCTGCACCGCCTGCCCGTTCTGCCTGACGATGATCGGCGACGGCATCAAGGAGACCGGGCGCGAGGAGACGCTGCGCGCGCTGGACCTCGCCGAGATGATCGAGCGGCAGCTCGCCGATTGAGGCGAGCCGCGGCGTCGGCCGGCTTGGGCCCTTGCAAATCCGGACACGTGCGGTAAGATATCGGCGTCGCCGGCGGCGCCCGCCCGCCGGCGCGCCCCCACGATCCACGAGTTGGAGGCTGCGATGTCCGTCTACGATCCCGTGCGCACGACTCCCGAGCTGGACCGCCTGTGGCGGCGCGGCGCCGGGTTCTTCGGCTCCCACGTGCCGATCATGTGCGGCGCCATGACCTGGATCTCGGACCCGCACCTGGTCGCGTCGTTCTGCAACCTGGGCGGCTTCGCCTCGCTCGCCGGTGGCAACATGCCGCCCGAGGTCTTCGCGGCCTCGATCGACGGCACCCGCGCCCTGACGGACCGGCCCTTCGGCGCCAACATCATCGTCATCGCCCCGAACTACCGGGCCCACCTGGACATCTGCTGCGAGAAGAGGCTGAGCCACATCTTCTTCGCCGGCTCGATCCCGCGCCAGAGCGAGGTGGAGCAGGCCCGCGCGAGCGGCGCCAAGGTGATCTGCTTCGCCTCGGCCGGCTCCATCGCCGAGCGCATGATCGGCTACGGGGCCGACGCGCTCATCCTGGAGGGCAGCGAGGCGGGCGGCCACATCGGCCACGTCTCGACCTCGGTGCT
This window contains:
- a CDS encoding (Fe-S)-binding protein; protein product: MDPVLTTVLLLAALAMFANTVADRYWLLRAAAPDDRRDRVGERLRRLFAIGFGQRRLLYERGAGWMHVGIFSGFLVVSLRTITLCGRGFSPDFQLPGFDGPFGQAYAVLKDTFELVVLAAVGFAAWRRLVLRPRRLHLSAEGVLILVWIAALMVSDLLGDAALFALRPDHPEAGWSFAGTALSGLFAGVPEPQLRAWLGWMFWSHLVLVLAFLNFLPYGKHFHVLTALPNVFTMKLGPPAAPARMDFEGREVFGVGKLEDYSWRRLLDMYTCTECGRCTVHCPTAVTGKPLRPRELITDQRDHLLAVADGLRLVGKLKHRGRDAEAAAASAALARPALAGVVIPDDVLWGCTTCGYCQTVCPVAIEHVDHVVDLRRHRMMMESAMPPEFQSALRGLENNSNPWNVGAAAREDWIGELPVPRLRDKGRAEYLLFVGCAGAYDERNKDVLRAVCRLLDRAAVDYAVLGTEEGCCGDPARRAGHEYLFQAQARRNIETFSRYEVGAVVTACPHCFNMIRNEYPQFDWSAARVLHHSELLLDLVGQGRLKLRPGGAARVTYHDSCYLGRHNGVYDAPRDLVDALGLERVEMVRSRRDGFCCGAGGARMFMEESLGTRINQNRVDEAAGTGAAEVCTACPFCLTMIGDGIKETGREETLRALDLAEMIERQLAD